One stretch of Falco naumanni isolate bFalNau1 chromosome 7, bFalNau1.pat, whole genome shotgun sequence DNA includes these proteins:
- the PRIMA1 gene encoding proline-rich membrane anchor 1 isoform X2 — MPLRELLALLRRCWPSLLLHCALHPLWGSVQITQGEPQKSCSKPVAEKVTESCQEICQCRPPPPLPPPPPPPPPPRLLVVPTPKSTFCPTEETWWPGLVIIIAVCCATLVFLFIVVIICYKAIKRIHAN; from the exons ATGCCGCTCCGGGAGCTCCTGGCGCTGCTCCGCCGCTGCTggccctccctgctgctgcactgtgccCTCCACCCGCTCTGGGGCTCCGTCCAG ATCACTCAGGGTGAGCCCCAGAAGTCATGCTCCAAGCCTGTAGCAGAGAAAGTCACAGAGAGCTGCCAGGAAATATGCCAGTGCAGGCCACCACCACCATTaccaccacctcctccacctccaccGCCCCCGAGGCTGCTAGTGGTGCCAA CTCCCAAGTCTACGTTTTGTCCCACTGAAGAGACCTGGTGGCCAGGCCTGGTTATTATCATTGCAGTATGCTGCGCCACACTAGTGTTCCTCTTCATAGTTGTCATCATTTGCTACAAAGCCATAAAAAG